Proteins encoded by one window of Flavobacterium sp. N502540:
- a CDS encoding RagB/SusD family nutrient uptake outer membrane protein, which produces MKKIFITFLLSAGLLVSCTDLEVTPTSFVTEDNYFKTQDDAIASVTAVYASLSLDPGEQSLFGRNLYFLTDMASDYAAAGVSATNPQVRALSSLTHDATSDRVQVAWRQIYSGINRANVAIDNIPKVAGSDVVKNRLILEAKFIRGLLYFQAVRLWGGVPIVLHEPTSIQLESLKSKRATVAEVYTQIISDLKDAEALPSTYPATDAGRTTSGAAKAILTKVYLTRKDYPNAILKAREVINGGYGYALFENFQDIFTKTKKNGKEHIFSVQFEPNQAGNGSSGSTFQATSFTGFTATEPADIISDVALFYDIYAAGDTRRDVSYAKQLPIPGTANVYTFPKPIFKKYLDLTNLATPSNVAINFPIIRYADILLSLAEAINEQGAPTPEAYELINQVRRRAFGKPINTPDVTVDLTGLTQTSFRAALQEERKKEFVQEGQRWFDLVRWGTLVTEVKKVLAKNSVSERNNLYPIPQSERNIDPIGLPQNPGY; this is translated from the coding sequence ATGAAAAAGATTTTTATAACATTCCTATTGAGTGCCGGACTATTGGTATCGTGCACCGATTTAGAGGTCACACCTACCTCATTTGTAACCGAAGACAACTACTTTAAAACTCAGGACGATGCTATTGCAAGTGTGACTGCTGTTTATGCTTCATTGAGCCTTGATCCGGGAGAACAGAGTTTATTTGGAAGAAATTTATATTTCTTGACCGATATGGCTTCGGATTATGCTGCAGCAGGAGTTTCGGCAACCAATCCGCAGGTGAGAGCTTTAAGCAGCCTGACTCATGATGCAACTTCTGATCGTGTTCAGGTGGCGTGGCGTCAAATCTATTCCGGAATAAACAGAGCCAATGTTGCTATCGATAATATACCAAAAGTAGCCGGTTCAGACGTTGTTAAAAACAGATTGATTCTCGAAGCTAAATTCATCCGAGGCTTATTGTATTTTCAGGCCGTACGACTTTGGGGCGGAGTTCCAATTGTATTGCACGAGCCTACTTCTATTCAATTAGAAAGTTTAAAATCGAAAAGAGCCACTGTAGCAGAAGTTTATACTCAGATTATTTCAGATTTAAAAGATGCTGAAGCTTTACCATCCACTTATCCTGCAACTGATGCCGGACGTACTACATCGGGAGCGGCAAAAGCCATTCTGACCAAGGTTTATCTCACGAGAAAAGACTATCCGAATGCTATTTTAAAAGCCAGAGAAGTGATCAACGGCGGATATGGATATGCACTTTTTGAAAATTTCCAGGATATTTTCACGAAAACCAAAAAGAACGGGAAGGAACATATATTCTCTGTTCAGTTTGAACCCAACCAAGCTGGAAACGGCTCCAGCGGAAGTACTTTTCAGGCCACTTCTTTTACCGGATTCACTGCTACAGAACCTGCCGATATTATTTCGGATGTTGCTTTGTTTTATGATATTTATGCTGCCGGAGATACTAGAAGGGATGTAAGTTATGCCAAACAATTACCAATTCCCGGTACCGCAAACGTATATACTTTTCCGAAACCGATCTTCAAAAAGTATCTGGATTTAACTAATCTGGCCACACCTTCCAACGTAGCCATCAATTTTCCGATAATCCGTTATGCCGACATTTTATTGTCTTTAGCGGAAGCTATAAACGAACAGGGAGCACCAACGCCCGAAGCCTACGAGTTAATCAATCAGGTAAGAAGAAGGGCTTTCGGGAAACCAATTAACACACCAGATGTTACGGTTGACTTGACCGGATTAACGCAAACGTCTTTCAGGGCTGCCCTACAGGAAGAGCGCAAAAAAGAATTTGTTCAGGAAGGACAGCGCTGGTTTGATTTGGTTCGCTGGGGAACTTTGGTTACTGAAGTCAAAAAAGTACTGGCCAAAAATTCTGTTTCCGAACGAAATAATTTATACCCAATTCCACAAAGCGAACGAAACATCGATCCAATCGGATTACCACAAAACCCCGGATATTAA
- a CDS encoding class I SAM-dependent methyltransferase — translation MTNSWTERWNDRYSAEEFAYGTAPNNYLKESLEKQDLGTILFPAEGEGRNAVYAAKLGWKVSAFDISSEGKNKALKLAESENVILDYQVGELETLEYQPEQFDAIALIYAHFPAAIKSSIHKTLDQYLRKGGCIIFEAFSKKHLDYLAINDKVGGPKDIASLFSIEEIQSDFPNYEIITLEEKEIELKEGLFHNGKGSVIRFIGKKK, via the coding sequence ATGACCAACTCCTGGACCGAACGGTGGAACGACCGTTACAGCGCCGAAGAATTTGCTTACGGCACCGCACCCAACAATTATTTAAAAGAATCATTAGAAAAACAAGACCTCGGAACGATTCTTTTTCCCGCTGAGGGAGAAGGCCGAAATGCCGTTTATGCAGCTAAACTGGGCTGGAAAGTTTCGGCATTTGATATTAGTTCAGAAGGGAAAAACAAAGCCCTTAAACTTGCTGAATCCGAAAATGTCATTCTGGATTATCAGGTTGGAGAACTTGAAACCTTAGAATATCAGCCGGAGCAATTTGATGCTATTGCTCTAATTTATGCCCACTTTCCCGCAGCGATTAAATCGTCAATTCATAAAACTCTTGATCAATACCTTCGCAAGGGCGGCTGTATCATTTTTGAAGCTTTCAGTAAAAAGCATTTAGATTATCTCGCCATAAATGATAAAGTAGGCGGGCCAAAAGATATTGCTTCTCTGTTTTCAATTGAAGAAATCCAATCTGACTTTCCTAATTATGAGATCATCACACTGGAAGAAAAAGAAATTGAACTCAAAGAGGGCCTTTTTCATAACGGAAAAGGTTCCGTAATCCGATTTATCGGAAAGAAAAAATAA
- a CDS encoding SusC/RagA family TonB-linked outer membrane protein: MKKKLKIYSFLFLLLLSTGINAQNTTPLIQSKLDGTVVDDITNQPIIGASVVIKGTTHGVQTDAEGKFYFQTGQKFPYTLIVTYIGYKKSEIIVEKNPITIHLKEERQELDELVVVGYGSQKRKDITGSVASVPKANLSQVTSSADNLLRGAIPGVVVTQSSGRPGASSSVRIRGGNSITAGNEPLYVVDGILIYNDNNNSTAGVANAGATVNVLSTINPGDIESIEVLKDASATAIYGSRGANGVVIITTKKGTKGQDNISYQGYIGFQNVSKKLNLMNASQWASLRNDVQASIGQAPSFSAAQIEALKTSGGYDWQSAAFRTAAPIQNHQLSFSGGDDRSRYAISAGYFQQDGIVIASDFKRISLRVNYERNYSPNFKFGVNANYSNSVANGIGTNGGSSAGRQPNPLVVALYQPPVVPIKNPDGSYNLTNNPYATAVNGIIANPINDLVSTTNETKINRILTSLFGEYKITKKLTAKVAVSGDVINTKQNYYAPATTTTGAGTKGFGSVGDRLVSSVLNENTLNYNTNFGDNHKFSALGGYTLQYTKGEVVNAGAQFFVNDANTYNALQDGVPLKPSTDASESVLKSWLTRVNYSYKGKYNFTLSGRADGSSRFGSKSLWGYFPSAGFSWNITEESFANHIKGVTEAKLRITAGTTGNQEIGNYLSLAQMGSVNYAFGGTLQTGLAPTRLANSDLKWEKTNQYNVGLDLSLLDRKINFAFDVYYKKTNDLLINVPVPLISGYATVLQNIGGVENKGIEIGLITENLKTENFSWNSNFVFSANKNKVVAIGNGVDQFFPVVPNGSLLQQQPVTVKVGLPLGTFWGYKTNGIFQTQEEVNTQPKINSLANTKVGDRRYVDTNGDGVITALDKGNLGSSQPKFVASFSNTIAYHDFDLNFSFQGSYGGKVFNALNQQLEISTLGTNANVTLDDRWTSTNPSNEVPRATSSPLGIVSERYVEDASFLRLKLITLGYTLPKSLSKRLGAKSVKFYVSAENLITWTKYTGYDPEVSSYEQNNLYPGIDFGAYPNSKTFISGLNVTF; the protein is encoded by the coding sequence ATGAAAAAAAAATTAAAAATATACTCATTCTTATTTCTCCTGCTCCTATCCACGGGAATTAATGCTCAAAACACAACACCTCTTATCCAATCGAAACTCGACGGAACGGTCGTAGATGATATCACCAACCAGCCTATTATTGGCGCTTCGGTAGTGATTAAAGGAACTACACACGGCGTACAGACGGATGCCGAAGGAAAATTTTATTTTCAAACCGGACAGAAATTCCCTTACACCTTAATTGTAACCTACATTGGGTACAAAAAATCAGAGATTATAGTCGAAAAAAATCCGATCACTATTCATTTAAAAGAAGAACGTCAGGAACTGGATGAACTGGTAGTTGTTGGGTACGGATCTCAAAAACGAAAAGACATTACAGGTTCGGTCGCTTCAGTTCCAAAAGCCAATTTAAGTCAGGTGACCTCATCGGCAGATAACTTACTTCGAGGTGCTATACCGGGAGTGGTAGTTACACAAAGTTCGGGTCGTCCCGGTGCCTCATCCAGTGTTCGGATTAGAGGTGGAAACTCAATTACAGCTGGTAACGAACCGCTTTATGTGGTGGATGGAATTTTAATTTATAACGACAATAATAATAGTACGGCCGGAGTTGCCAATGCAGGAGCTACTGTCAATGTCCTGTCGACGATTAATCCCGGTGATATCGAATCTATTGAAGTACTAAAAGACGCTTCAGCAACTGCTATTTATGGATCACGCGGGGCAAACGGCGTGGTGATTATCACTACTAAAAAGGGAACAAAAGGTCAGGATAACATTTCTTATCAGGGCTATATTGGATTTCAGAATGTGTCGAAAAAGCTAAACTTAATGAATGCCAGCCAATGGGCTAGCTTACGCAATGATGTTCAGGCCAGTATTGGTCAGGCGCCTTCTTTTTCTGCTGCTCAGATCGAAGCTTTAAAAACTTCGGGAGGATACGACTGGCAATCGGCTGCTTTTAGAACTGCGGCACCGATTCAAAATCATCAATTGTCCTTTTCAGGAGGGGATGATCGTTCAAGATATGCGATTTCGGCGGGGTATTTTCAACAGGACGGAATTGTAATTGCTTCCGATTTTAAACGTATTTCGTTACGTGTCAACTACGAAAGAAACTATTCTCCCAATTTTAAATTTGGGGTGAATGCCAACTACAGCAATTCTGTTGCCAATGGTATTGGTACAAATGGCGGTTCATCGGCCGGAAGACAGCCTAATCCTTTAGTAGTTGCTTTGTATCAGCCACCCGTAGTTCCGATCAAAAATCCTGACGGAAGTTATAACCTGACCAATAATCCCTATGCAACGGCTGTAAACGGGATAATTGCCAATCCCATAAATGATCTGGTGAGCACCACCAACGAAACTAAAATCAACAGGATTCTGACCAGTTTATTCGGTGAATATAAAATCACCAAAAAACTGACAGCAAAAGTTGCGGTTAGCGGTGATGTCATCAATACCAAGCAAAATTACTACGCTCCGGCAACCACCACTACAGGTGCAGGAACAAAAGGCTTTGGTTCTGTTGGAGACCGATTGGTGAGCTCTGTATTGAATGAAAACACTTTGAACTATAACACTAATTTTGGTGATAATCATAAATTTTCAGCCTTAGGCGGGTATACGCTTCAGTACACAAAAGGGGAAGTGGTGAATGCAGGAGCTCAATTCTTCGTAAACGATGCCAATACTTACAATGCTTTGCAAGACGGTGTTCCGCTAAAACCCTCTACGGATGCTTCCGAAAGTGTCTTAAAGTCCTGGCTGACCAGGGTGAATTATTCGTACAAAGGAAAGTACAACTTTACGCTTTCCGGCCGTGCAGACGGATCTTCAAGATTTGGTTCAAAATCACTTTGGGGTTATTTCCCTTCAGCGGGATTTTCCTGGAATATCACAGAGGAATCTTTCGCAAACCATATTAAAGGCGTAACGGAAGCTAAACTAAGAATAACAGCCGGAACTACCGGTAATCAGGAAATTGGAAATTACCTTTCTCTGGCTCAAATGGGTTCTGTAAATTATGCTTTCGGAGGAACACTGCAAACCGGTTTAGCTCCTACCCGACTGGCCAATTCAGATTTAAAATGGGAGAAAACAAATCAATATAATGTAGGATTGGATTTGTCTTTATTAGACCGAAAAATCAATTTTGCATTTGATGTATATTACAAAAAAACAAACGATTTACTGATCAATGTGCCTGTTCCGCTGATTTCAGGATATGCAACTGTACTTCAAAACATTGGCGGTGTTGAAAATAAAGGTATCGAAATTGGTCTGATCACGGAAAATCTAAAAACAGAAAACTTTTCATGGAATTCTAACTTTGTTTTCTCTGCCAATAAAAACAAAGTAGTGGCTATCGGAAACGGTGTTGATCAATTTTTTCCTGTAGTACCAAACGGATCTTTATTACAGCAGCAACCCGTAACCGTAAAAGTAGGATTGCCTCTGGGAACTTTCTGGGGATACAAAACCAATGGCATTTTCCAGACGCAGGAAGAAGTCAACACTCAACCTAAAATCAACAGTTTAGCCAATACAAAAGTTGGAGACCGAAGATATGTAGATACTAACGGAGATGGTGTAATTACAGCTCTTGACAAAGGAAATCTTGGAAGTTCACAACCAAAATTTGTCGCAAGCTTTAGCAACACAATTGCCTATCATGACTTTGATCTTAACTTTTCTTTTCAGGGATCTTATGGCGGTAAAGTATTCAATGCTTTAAATCAGCAATTGGAAATTTCGACTCTGGGAACCAATGCGAATGTTACTTTAGACGACCGTTGGACATCAACAAATCCGAGCAACGAAGTTCCAAGAGCAACCAGTTCTCCATTGGGGATTGTTTCCGAACGGTATGTTGAAGATGCTTCTTTCTTAAGATTAAAACTAATCACTCTGGGCTATACTTTACCGAAAAGCCTTTCCAAAAGACTGGGTGCTAAGAGCGTTAAATTTTATGTCTCTGCCGAAAATTTAATTACATGGACCAAATACACGGGATACGATCCTGAGGTAAGCTCCTACGAACAAAACAACTTATACCCGGGAATTGATTTTGGCGCTTATCCCAATTCAAAAACATTCATCTCAGGCCTGAACGTAACTTTTTAA
- a CDS encoding response regulator transcription factor yields MNKTIRVVLADNHVFVRDGIKSLLENEVNIEVVGEATDGIDTLEAVAASEPDLLILDIRMPHLTGIEVVEKLRSENNKVKIIILTTHESEEYVLGALKAGAEGYLLKDSSKEEFLKALHTVLNGGKYYSGDVSGILIHHFVHCTVSLGRKQTLADEITITKREKEILSLLLSGKGNKEIGETLKISKRTAEVHRFNLMKKLKVKNLMELSNKATEYSLL; encoded by the coding sequence ATGAATAAAACGATTCGGGTAGTCCTCGCGGATAATCATGTTTTTGTAAGGGATGGAATAAAATCTTTGTTGGAAAACGAAGTAAACATAGAAGTTGTAGGCGAAGCTACAGATGGAATCGATACACTCGAAGCTGTTGCTGCAAGTGAGCCAGACTTACTTATACTAGACATACGTATGCCACATTTAACCGGTATTGAAGTAGTCGAAAAACTTAGAAGTGAAAATAATAAGGTTAAGATTATTATACTCACCACGCATGAATCTGAAGAATACGTATTAGGTGCATTGAAAGCAGGTGCCGAAGGGTATTTACTAAAAGATTCCAGCAAGGAAGAATTTTTAAAAGCCTTACATACCGTTTTAAACGGAGGAAAATATTACAGCGGTGATGTTTCAGGAATTTTGATTCATCACTTTGTGCATTGTACTGTTTCATTAGGGCGCAAACAAACTTTAGCCGACGAAATCACGATTACCAAGAGAGAAAAAGAAATTCTGTCTCTTTTATTATCCGGAAAAGGGAATAAGGAAATTGGCGAAACTCTTAAAATCAGTAAGCGTACTGCCGAAGTTCATCGCTTTAACTTAATGAAAAAACTAAAAGTAAAAAACCTGATGGAGCTTTCAAACAAAGCAACTGAGTATTCTTTGCTATAA
- the cobA gene encoding uroporphyrinogen-III C-methyltransferase, whose translation MQSLKIPKLTIVGAGPGDAELITLKAIKVLKSAKVVLYDALVNEELLAYASNAEIIFVGKRVGCHAYTQDQINELIVSMARRYGHVVRLKGGDPFVFGRGSEEIEFAEQFGIETDIVPGISSALGVPASAGISITQRKVAESFWVITGTTSDHKLSKDIHLASQSAATVIILMGMHKLTEIISVYQENRKDNLPIAIIQNGTKESEQKVVGTIDTIVKLASEKNMTSPAIIVIGEVVRNTSDWISYFQEHFDDEFIFQNLNL comes from the coding sequence ATGCAAAGTTTGAAAATACCAAAGTTAACGATAGTTGGAGCAGGACCGGGTGATGCCGAACTGATTACCCTGAAAGCAATAAAAGTTTTAAAAAGTGCCAAAGTAGTTTTGTATGACGCATTAGTCAATGAAGAATTATTAGCATACGCCTCAAATGCCGAAATTATTTTTGTTGGAAAACGAGTAGGCTGTCATGCTTACACACAGGATCAGATTAACGAATTGATTGTTTCGATGGCAAGACGTTACGGACATGTGGTTCGTTTAAAAGGAGGTGATCCGTTTGTTTTTGGAAGAGGAAGTGAAGAAATTGAATTTGCAGAACAGTTTGGAATTGAAACGGACATTGTTCCCGGAATCTCATCTGCTTTAGGAGTTCCGGCTTCGGCTGGAATTAGCATAACTCAGCGTAAAGTAGCTGAAAGTTTTTGGGTCATTACAGGAACGACTTCTGACCATAAGTTATCTAAGGATATTCATTTGGCTTCTCAATCGGCAGCGACCGTAATTATTTTGATGGGAATGCATAAACTAACTGAAATCATATCGGTTTATCAGGAGAATAGAAAAGACAATCTGCCCATTGCCATTATTCAGAACGGAACAAAAGAATCGGAACAGAAAGTAGTCGGAACCATCGATACCATTGTAAAATTGGCTTCTGAAAAAAATATGACATCACCTGCTATTATTGTAATTGGTGAAGTAGTAAGAAACACTTCAGACTGGATTTCCTATTTTCAGGAGCATTTTGACGATGAATTTATTTTTCAGAATTTAAATTTATAA
- a CDS encoding META domain-containing protein: MKKVLLLCALMSVILSCKSVAVKKTNTKETTSKTNSEEEDLNVYFKATGNEPFWGLKFGKDKIVFTSLIEGMESISFDAVEPIRAMDANVKMYRVKNGKTEATITVQQFECTDSMSGAVSPYTVKVEMNGKTLNGCGKYITDYRLHDIWVLEELNGRKLTSSDFQKEMPRIEINAAENTFSGFGGCNNIGGKIFFEKGLLRFSDVISTLMACMPANKEGEFVETLQKTTTYSIENLRLTLSNPDGKLLVFRKVD; encoded by the coding sequence ATGAAAAAAGTACTTTTACTATGCGCCTTAATGTCTGTGATCTTAAGTTGTAAGTCGGTTGCAGTTAAAAAAACAAACACAAAAGAAACAACTTCTAAAACAAATTCAGAAGAAGAAGATCTAAATGTTTATTTTAAAGCTACTGGAAATGAACCATTTTGGGGATTGAAATTTGGAAAAGATAAAATTGTTTTTACATCATTGATCGAAGGAATGGAGTCCATTAGTTTTGATGCTGTTGAACCAATCAGAGCAATGGATGCTAACGTAAAAATGTATAGAGTAAAAAATGGGAAAACTGAGGCTACTATTACCGTTCAGCAATTTGAATGCACGGATTCAATGTCAGGTGCCGTTTCCCCTTATACCGTTAAAGTAGAAATGAATGGTAAAACTTTAAACGGTTGTGGTAAGTATATTACGGATTATCGTTTGCATGATATCTGGGTTTTAGAGGAGTTGAATGGAAGAAAACTAACTTCTTCTGACTTCCAAAAAGAAATGCCACGTATCGAAATTAATGCTGCTGAGAATACATTTTCAGGATTTGGAGGCTGTAATAATATTGGAGGAAAAATCTTCTTCGAAAAAGGATTGTTAAGATTCTCTGATGTAATTTCGACTTTAATGGCTTGTATGCCGGCGAATAAAGAGGGTGAATTTGTAGAAACATTGCAAAAAACAACTACTTATTCAATTGAAAATTTAAGATTGACACTTTCTAATCCTGATGGGAAATTATTAGTTTTTAGAAAAGTAGACTAA
- a CDS encoding endonuclease/exonuclease/phosphatase family protein — MKIIAWNCNMAFRKKAAFLEAYNADIVVVSECENPENLKFSLHTKLPNDLLWYGTNPYKGLGVFSYNTYRFQLLDCHNPLFKNILPIAVTGGDVDFTLFAIWANNPQDKDGQYVTQIWKAIHYYEDLITENKTILIGDFNSNTIWDKPRREGNHTTVVNKLGEQQIFSTYHKYFNQIQGKEEHPTLYLYRHENKPYHLDYCFASQDFMKVLESVEVGTYRDWIMHSDHIPLIINFNI; from the coding sequence ATGAAAATTATAGCATGGAATTGTAATATGGCATTCCGAAAAAAAGCAGCATTTCTAGAAGCTTATAATGCTGATATTGTTGTCGTTTCTGAATGTGAAAACCCTGAAAATCTAAAGTTCAGTCTCCATACAAAATTACCAAACGACCTGCTTTGGTACGGAACCAATCCTTACAAGGGACTTGGTGTTTTTTCCTACAATACCTATAGGTTTCAATTACTGGACTGTCACAATCCATTGTTCAAAAACATTTTACCCATAGCAGTAACCGGCGGGGATGTTGATTTTACTCTGTTTGCCATTTGGGCCAATAATCCTCAGGACAAAGACGGACAATATGTAACTCAGATTTGGAAAGCGATTCATTATTACGAAGATCTGATCACCGAAAACAAGACCATTTTAATTGGAGATTTCAATAGCAATACAATTTGGGACAAACCCCGAAGAGAAGGAAATCACACAACCGTTGTAAACAAACTAGGCGAACAACAAATTTTTAGTACCTATCACAAATACTTCAATCAAATACAAGGTAAAGAAGAGCATCCTACTTTATATCTTTACCGGCATGAAAACAAACCCTACCACCTTGACTACTGCTTTGCCTCGCAAGATTTCATGAAAGTTTTAGAAAGTGTAGAAGTGGGCACTTATCGCGATTGGATTATGCACAGCGATCACATCCCTTTAATCATTAATTTCAATATATAA
- a CDS encoding molybdenum cofactor guanylyltransferase, translating into METLTAFILCGGKSSQVQSEKGLVLFRKKPFIEHIIGAILPVTQKIVLITESKEYDYLVYPKIPDVIADKGPLGGIYTALLQSETEFNLILSCDIPLISTELLKELLSKHTEEAGITVFASESRMHPLIGIYSRIMIPFIKKAIDTNELKVMDLLEGIPHQIINLEESETFHLSRINSADELDDLNVNLS; encoded by the coding sequence ATGGAAACACTAACAGCATTTATTCTTTGTGGAGGAAAAAGTTCTCAGGTGCAGTCGGAGAAAGGATTGGTTTTGTTTCGAAAAAAGCCGTTTATAGAACACATTATCGGAGCCATTTTGCCCGTAACTCAAAAGATTGTTTTAATCACGGAATCTAAAGAATATGATTATCTCGTTTATCCAAAAATACCGGATGTTATTGCAGATAAAGGTCCGTTAGGAGGAATTTATACAGCCTTATTACAATCTGAAACTGAATTTAATCTGATTTTGAGTTGTGATATTCCGCTAATTTCAACAGAATTATTGAAAGAGCTCCTTTCTAAACATACGGAAGAAGCCGGAATTACAGTTTTTGCTTCAGAAAGCCGCATGCATCCGCTAATCGGAATTTATTCGAGAATAATGATTCCTTTTATTAAAAAAGCCATTGATACGAATGAATTAAAAGTGATGGATTTGTTAGAAGGAATACCGCATCAAATTATTAATCTGGAAGAAAGTGAAACTTTTCACCTGAGCAGAATTAATTCGGCTGACGAATTAGACGATTTGAATGTCAATCTAAGTTAA
- a CDS encoding DUF2130 domain-containing protein, whose translation MAEQSSIQCPNCGTPIDVNDVLKHQLEDSIRKEFQQKASAQSKELELKNEQFEKAKAEFEAKKKQENELFAERLERERKVAEKEITQKLKTKLEEENKDRLLLMEKELSEKSEKLRELNKMEGEIAKLQREKLEMKEAIETEAQKQLNATLILERDKIRKQEEEKNELKIKEYQKQSDDQKKLIEEMKRKQEQGSMQLQGEVMELAIEEWLASNFPLDTIDEIKKGANGADCLQVVNTREVQNCGSIYYESKRTKAFQPAWIEKFKNDIRTKKANIGVLVTEVMPAGMDRMGMRDGIWICTYEEFKGLSAVLRQSLIQVSQAVQAQENKGDKMSMLYDFLTSNEFRLQVEGIVEGFTQMQSDLESEKRAMQRIWKQREKQIEKVVHNTLGMYGSIRGIAGNAVQTVRALELDFIEEEEEPNTKELE comes from the coding sequence ATGGCTGAGCAATCTTCAATCCAGTGTCCCAATTGCGGCACACCAATCGATGTAAATGATGTTTTGAAACATCAATTGGAAGATAGTATCCGTAAAGAATTTCAACAAAAAGCCAGTGCTCAGTCCAAAGAACTGGAACTTAAAAACGAGCAATTTGAAAAAGCAAAAGCTGAATTTGAAGCCAAGAAAAAACAGGAAAATGAACTTTTTGCTGAAAGGCTGGAACGCGAAAGAAAAGTAGCCGAAAAAGAAATTACTCAAAAATTAAAAACCAAACTCGAAGAAGAAAACAAAGATCGTTTGCTTCTAATGGAAAAAGAGCTTTCGGAAAAATCTGAGAAACTTCGTGAGCTTAATAAAATGGAAGGTGAAATTGCGAAACTTCAACGTGAAAAACTCGAAATGAAGGAGGCAATAGAAACGGAAGCTCAAAAACAGCTTAACGCTACTTTGATTCTGGAACGCGACAAAATCCGAAAACAAGAAGAAGAAAAAAACGAATTAAAAATAAAAGAATACCAAAAACAGTCTGACGATCAGAAAAAGCTGATTGAGGAAATGAAACGCAAGCAGGAACAGGGGTCTATGCAATTGCAAGGTGAAGTAATGGAACTTGCGATTGAAGAATGGCTGGCCAGTAATTTTCCGTTAGACACTATTGATGAAATAAAAAAAGGAGCTAATGGTGCCGACTGTCTTCAGGTTGTAAATACCCGAGAGGTACAAAATTGTGGTTCTATTTATTATGAAAGTAAGCGCACTAAAGCTTTCCAGCCTGCCTGGATTGAAAAATTCAAGAATGACATCCGAACCAAAAAGGCCAATATTGGTGTTTTGGTCACTGAGGTGATGCCTGCCGGAATGGATCGTATGGGTATGCGCGACGGGATCTGGATTTGTACTTATGAAGAATTTAAAGGGCTAAGTGCTGTTTTACGTCAATCTTTAATACAGGTTAGCCAGGCCGTTCAGGCACAGGAGAACAAAGGCGATAAAATGTCGATGCTCTATGATTTTTTAACCAGCAATGAATTTCGCTTACAGGTAGAAGGAATTGTGGAGGGCTTCACACAAATGCAGAGTGATCTGGAATCTGAAAAAAGAGCCATGCAGCGTATCTGGAAACAACGCGAGAAGCAAATTGAAAAAGTAGTTCATAATACTCTGGGAATGTACGGCTCGATTCGCGGTATTGCCGGAAATGCTGTTCAGACCGTAAGAGCTTTAGAACTTGATTTTATCGAAGAAGAAGAAGAACCGAACACAAAAGAACTGGAATAA
- a CDS encoding DUF4202 domain-containing protein, with amino-acid sequence MTTPFQKASQLIDAENAQDPNIEIDQNTEYPKELLYSDRMYKRLMQFEPEASEAIQIASKAQHICRWKVARESYPMDRVGYLKWREELKKFHAKTTAGILEKAGYASEFIDRVSFLIEKKLLKKDAETQLLEDVICLVFLEYYLDPFVHKHDEEKLKNIIKKTWDKMSDKGHQEALKISYTEENLNLIKASLGL; translated from the coding sequence ATGACTACACCTTTTCAAAAAGCCAGCCAGTTGATTGATGCTGAGAACGCTCAGGATCCTAATATCGAAATCGATCAAAATACAGAATATCCAAAAGAATTATTGTATTCTGATCGGATGTATAAACGATTGATGCAGTTTGAACCTGAAGCTTCAGAAGCTATTCAGATTGCCTCTAAAGCACAACACATCTGCCGATGGAAGGTGGCACGCGAATCGTATCCAATGGATCGTGTAGGATATTTGAAATGGCGAGAAGAACTTAAAAAATTTCACGCAAAAACCACAGCTGGAATTTTGGAAAAAGCAGGCTATGCTTCTGAATTTATCGATCGGGTTTCCTTTCTAATTGAAAAGAAGCTTCTAAAAAAAGATGCCGAAACACAACTGTTGGAAGATGTAATTTGTTTGGTTTTCTTAGAATATTATCTGGATCCGTTTGTGCACAAACACGATGAAGAGAAACTCAAAAACATCATTAAGAAGACTTGGGATAAAATGTCTGACAAAGGGCATCAGGAAGCCTTGAAGATTAGCTACACTGAAGAAAATTTAAATCTGATAAAAGCCTCTTTAGGTCTTTAA